From one bacterium genomic stretch:
- a CDS encoding tyrosine recombinase, which yields MKQKEDLKHLIEIFFQHLQVERNLSKNTLKSYTSDINKFTNFLKTENLSFRKADNEVITLFIVFLKKKNLSSSTIIRTLSTIRNFYKFLIGHRFLKKPYFLIESPKIERQLPDILSQEEITTTINIAYLKKFAKRDIAILELLYGAGLRVSEIVEIKLEDISFDNNTVKIRGKGDRERIAFLNPNSTKAIKEYLTERAQKKNAGVSSYLFINNRGKKISRQTIWKIIKTLNITDKNVSPHTYRHSFATHLLEAGLDIRIVQELLGHKSLATTEIYTHISKKHIKSIYKKFHPRS from the coding sequence ATGAAACAGAAAGAAGATTTAAAACATTTAATAGAGATATTTTTTCAACACCTACAGGTTGAAAGGAATCTTTCAAAAAACACCCTCAAATCTTATACTTCTGATATTAATAAATTTACAAATTTCTTAAAAACAGAAAATTTGTCTTTCAGAAAAGCAGATAACGAAGTTATTACACTATTTATCGTTTTTTTAAAAAAGAAGAACCTTTCTTCTTCAACTATCATAAGAACACTTTCTACAATAAGAAATTTTTATAAATTTTTGATAGGTCATAGGTTTTTAAAAAAACCTTATTTTTTAATAGAGTCACCAAAAATAGAAAGACAACTTCCAGATATTCTAAGCCAAGAAGAGATAACAACAACAATAAATATAGCTTATTTAAAAAAATTTGCAAAACGAGATATAGCAATTTTAGAACTTCTTTATGGTGCTGGATTAAGGGTTTCAGAGATAGTAGAAATAAAACTTGAGGATATCTCTTTTGACAACAATACAGTAAAAATAAGAGGGAAAGGTGACAGAGAGAGGATAGCATTCTTAAATCCCAATTCTACCAAAGCAATAAAAGAGTACCTAACAGAAAGAGCTCAAAAGAAAAACGCAGGAGTTTCCTCTTATCTATTTATAAACAATAGAGGAAAAAAGATTTCAAGGCAAACAATCTGGAAGATAATTAAAACATTAAACATTACAGATAAAAACGTTTCCCCTCACACATATAGACACTCTTTTGCTACACATCTTCTTGAAGCAGGCCTTGATATTAGAATAGTACAGGAACTTCTTGGGCATAAATCCTTAGCAACCACAGAAATATATACACAT